In Thermospira aquatica, the following proteins share a genomic window:
- a CDS encoding SpoIIE family protein phosphatase — protein MLEIAWMFLIAFVLVVLALEMLVINFRRMTVAAALWLGILAFYALMTGLKVYLAELHNFQLLYLFQRLEDALWVHQPWIIWFFMESLLAKEEKKNLSFPFIVLFGISSIFSLVGLGGGLYDSLYLSTVAGLVGMRTQVVLVPSVMRVLALMYTGITIFFAIFKLFLSYFSVPYAFQQRWIRYLLAAVIIVLLDILFVRTEKIGLSLRMLGILWLGGWVFYIVSAPRALGLRERFSRFSLLALFGLVMMLLPGVIFYIFRTWFMTLFWPVFVLIFASAMALYFVFCVMVLMLFRKISKPTEFEEDRLTFFLKKLVQKKDRYGFAEELVFLLKEWLQREVDVIENNDGYLSYLSSTRSKSGRMFFPEVMQRYLETGDAYVDREMVLSHKGFRKDVGVFFEYFDKEVCEALLLGRIEGKVRILIQLGPNGEGEGLKQREIRELKSFLRIIELLYQNVLFFEREEENEQTKRELALASEIQETLFQRETPKLVGLDVAFYQEPAKWLSGDYLWLDAVSSKELSFVVADVSGKGVSAALITMMIHSVIQGYHLSSSTVHSLLAHLNVMLSKKKSREEWRTLSFATVFVGFIDTQIQMLYYSNAGHYPLLIWDLEKREFLELSTPGKPVGLFENSQYVTETYNYETDQIFVVYSDGITECLNQNEEEFGIQRLKRIIQKYDYLSASEIRDKVLEEIQEFRGGADIYDDMTLLVLKT, from the coding sequence GTGCTTGAAATAGCATGGATGTTTCTGATTGCATTTGTGTTGGTGGTTCTTGCTCTGGAGATGTTGGTAATAAACTTTAGGCGTATGACAGTCGCAGCCGCTTTGTGGTTGGGTATCTTGGCATTTTATGCTTTGATGACAGGTTTAAAGGTCTATCTTGCCGAACTTCATAATTTTCAGCTTCTTTATCTCTTTCAGAGGTTGGAGGATGCATTATGGGTTCACCAGCCCTGGATCATATGGTTTTTTATGGAGTCACTCCTTGCAAAGGAGGAGAAAAAAAATCTTTCTTTTCCTTTTATAGTGTTGTTTGGAATAAGTAGTATTTTTTCCCTCGTGGGTCTAGGAGGTGGGTTGTATGATTCTCTCTATCTCTCGACTGTAGCAGGATTGGTTGGTATGAGAACTCAGGTAGTTCTTGTTCCTTCTGTGATGAGAGTTCTTGCTCTCATGTATACAGGAATCACTATCTTTTTTGCTATATTTAAACTTTTTTTATCGTATTTTTCTGTACCTTATGCCTTTCAACAGAGATGGATACGGTATCTTCTTGCAGCAGTGATAATTGTGCTATTAGATATTCTATTTGTTAGAACGGAAAAAATAGGGCTTTCTCTCAGAATGTTGGGGATACTGTGGCTTGGTGGGTGGGTTTTTTATATTGTATCTGCTCCTCGGGCGCTTGGGCTTCGAGAGCGTTTTAGTCGTTTTAGTCTTTTGGCTCTTTTTGGGCTTGTGATGATGCTTCTCCCAGGAGTGATTTTTTATATTTTTCGCACGTGGTTTATGACGCTTTTCTGGCCTGTGTTTGTGCTAATATTTGCCTCTGCGATGGCTTTATATTTTGTATTTTGTGTAATGGTGCTTATGCTCTTTCGCAAGATTTCGAAACCAACAGAGTTTGAAGAAGATAGACTCACATTTTTCTTAAAAAAGCTTGTACAAAAAAAGGATCGTTATGGATTTGCAGAGGAGTTGGTTTTTCTTCTCAAGGAATGGCTCCAAAGAGAGGTTGATGTTATAGAGAACAATGATGGGTATTTGAGCTATCTTTCTTCTACCAGGTCAAAATCTGGCAGGATGTTTTTTCCTGAGGTAATGCAAAGATATCTGGAAACTGGTGATGCATATGTGGATCGTGAGATGGTTTTGAGTCATAAGGGTTTTAGAAAAGATGTTGGAGTTTTTTTTGAATATTTTGATAAAGAGGTTTGTGAAGCCCTCCTTTTGGGACGTATTGAAGGAAAAGTGAGGATTCTTATTCAGCTTGGGCCTAATGGAGAAGGTGAAGGGTTGAAACAGCGAGAGATTCGAGAGCTCAAATCTTTTTTGCGTATCATAGAGCTTCTTTATCAAAATGTTCTCTTCTTTGAACGTGAAGAGGAGAATGAACAGACAAAGCGAGAGCTTGCACTAGCATCAGAAATCCAGGAGACCCTTTTTCAGAGGGAAACACCAAAGCTTGTTGGACTTGATGTTGCTTTTTATCAAGAACCGGCAAAGTGGCTGAGCGGTGATTATCTCTGGCTGGATGCAGTTTCTTCCAAAGAACTCAGCTTTGTGGTTGCAGATGTTTCCGGGAAAGGTGTTTCGGCAGCTTTGATTACTATGATGATTCACAGTGTGATACAGGGGTACCATTTGAGTTCTTCAACAGTACATTCTTTATTGGCACACTTAAATGTTATGCTTTCCAAGAAAAAGTCACGCGAAGAATGGCGTACCTTGAGTTTTGCCACAGTATTTGTGGGATTTATTGATACCCAGATTCAGATGTTGTATTATAGTAATGCAGGACATTATCCCCTGTTAATATGGGATCTGGAAAAAAGAGAGTTTCTTGAGCTGTCTACCCCTGGAAAACCTGTTGGATTATTTGAAAATTCACAATATGTTACGGAGACCTATAACTATGAAACTGATCAGATTTTTGTGGTATATTCGGATGGTATTACCGAGTGTCTCAACCAAAATGAAGAAGAGTTTGGTATCCAGAGGTTGAAACGAATTATCCAGAAATATGACTATCTTTCTGCTTCTGAGATTCGTGATAAAGTTTTAGAAGAGATTCAGGAGTTCAGGGGTGGAGCTGATATTTATGATGATATGACGTTATTGGTGCTCAAGACATGA
- a CDS encoding CPBP family intramembrane glutamic endopeptidase, translating into MLTGKRKVFILLSILDKQIVKKVLVFLGKNERRIVASLLKNNIKFSETEKIKVLKEFLATMEFYRKLRKLNINLYFRIGLLFLTTASFVFLYNFDGISHIISEFIKFLAIGGEYIFVFPILMVYIRNKTGKSFFSYGYTTKKPLYDIFIGIVASVCVFLLLSLLNLSLTEETALSGFYKATYILILSLLAPLCEETIFRGIIYDLIEKKFNHNLALLGSSFLFTFAHLPKDLNEIFLYFLISFILGILRFSSRNLIPSTIAHAFSNILVYLVY; encoded by the coding sequence ATGCTTACAGGCAAAAGAAAGGTATTCATTTTACTTTCCATCCTTGACAAACAGATAGTCAAAAAGGTTTTGGTATTCTTAGGGAAAAATGAAAGAAGGATTGTGGCTTCATTATTGAAAAACAATATAAAGTTTTCAGAAACTGAGAAAATAAAGGTTTTAAAGGAATTTCTTGCCACCATGGAATTTTATCGTAAACTGAGAAAGTTAAATATAAATCTTTATTTCAGGATTGGACTTTTGTTCCTGACAACAGCATCTTTTGTCTTTTTGTATAATTTTGATGGTATTTCACACATAATTTCTGAATTTATAAAATTCCTTGCAATAGGTGGAGAGTATATTTTTGTATTTCCCATCCTTATGGTTTATATAAGAAATAAAACCGGCAAAAGCTTTTTTTCTTATGGATACACCACAAAAAAGCCTCTGTACGACATTTTTATTGGCATAGTTGCTTCCGTATGTGTATTTCTTCTTCTGAGTTTATTAAACCTTTCATTAACGGAAGAAACAGCATTAAGTGGATTCTATAAAGCAACCTATATACTCATTCTCTCTCTTCTGGCTCCATTATGTGAGGAAACCATTTTCAGAGGAATAATATATGACTTGATAGAGAAAAAATTTAACCACAATCTTGCTCTTTTGGGCTCATCTTTCCTCTTTACCTTTGCCCATCTCCCAAAAGACTTGAATGAAATCTTTTTGTATTTTCTGATAAGCTTTATTCTGGGAATCTTGAGGTTTTCAAGTAGAAACTTAATCCCCTCAACCATTGCGCATGCTTTTTCAAATATTCTTGTTTATTTAGTATATTAA
- a CDS encoding integrase catalytic domain-containing protein — translation MEILDYFVRITGLKNRNYAARLLRQHGKTIYVGKKNYLKADIAKKGKRPGRKKKFGEEELKLLKKVWEIENYMCGKRLKPILNEVLDNLLANGHLHGSPQAIENLRHISASSIDRLLKHERKKLEIKGRKGTKPGTLLKQQIAIRTWAEWDENCPGFMEIDLVAHEGGNSRGDFAQTLNMVDVWSGWTELVAIKNKASKWVREAIEKVQRRLPFDLRGIDSDTGAEFINHPLRDWCEKNQIKFTRGRSSRSNDNCYVEQKNYSIVRQNVGYFRYDTEEEVYYLNRLYAYLRLYANFFQPVMKMTEKKRIGSKVQKKHDDIKTPYQRLLESSYVSEAQKERLTRLYKALDLFHLRQKITACQRKLFSLQKKKNVKNKNLEETVWNF, via the coding sequence ATGGAGATACTGGATTATTTTGTGAGGATAACAGGCCTAAAAAATCGAAACTATGCCGCCAGGCTCTTGAGGCAGCACGGAAAAACCATATATGTAGGCAAAAAAAATTACCTTAAAGCCGACATAGCCAAGAAGGGCAAAAGACCTGGCAGAAAGAAAAAATTCGGCGAAGAGGAACTAAAACTTCTAAAAAAGGTCTGGGAAATTGAAAACTACATGTGTGGCAAACGTTTAAAGCCAATTTTAAATGAAGTTTTAGATAATCTCTTAGCAAACGGACATCTCCACGGTTCTCCACAGGCTATAGAAAACTTGCGCCATATAAGTGCTTCAAGTATTGACCGACTTTTGAAACATGAGCGTAAAAAGCTTGAGATAAAAGGACGAAAAGGCACAAAACCTGGAACGCTATTAAAGCAACAAATAGCTATACGCACGTGGGCAGAGTGGGATGAAAATTGCCCTGGTTTTATGGAGATTGATCTGGTTGCCCATGAGGGAGGAAATAGCCGGGGAGATTTTGCTCAAACATTAAATATGGTGGATGTTTGGAGCGGTTGGACAGAACTTGTGGCAATCAAAAACAAAGCTTCAAAATGGGTAAGAGAAGCCATAGAAAAAGTCCAAAGAAGACTTCCTTTTGATTTACGGGGAATTGATTCTGATACCGGTGCTGAATTTATTAATCATCCTCTGCGCGATTGGTGTGAGAAGAACCAGATAAAATTTACAAGGGGAAGAAGCTCCCGTTCCAATGATAACTGCTACGTTGAGCAGAAAAACTATTCCATAGTCCGCCAGAATGTTGGATACTTCCGCTACGATACCGAGGAAGAAGTCTACTACTTGAACCGACTCTATGCGTATCTCAGGCTTTATGCCAACTTTTTTCAACCGGTTATGAAAATGACAGAGAAAAAGAGAATCGGAAGCAAGGTGCAAAAGAAGCATGATGATATTAAAACTCCCTACCAGCGGCTTTTAGAAAGCTCTTATGTAAGTGAGGCACAAAAGGAACGCCTAACAAGGCTTTATAAGGCTCTCGATTTGTTTCACCTAAGACAAAAAATTACGGCTTGCCAGAGAAAACTTTTCAGCCTTCAAAAGAAAAAGAATGTAAAAAACAAAAATTTGGAGGAAACTGTATGGAATTTTTGA
- a CDS encoding PEGA domain-containing protein, with the protein MKKHILMLLLLPLVMWGESLTLVAIGAQPKKMDSGSYQLLVNQITYNLNDLNDVLNNVYLPVNTAVDWANSIIQEINRTNTNMTIIKNKLVPPKKLRTIRAAPFSRTFFKSLSNYVRFQQALNISIATASTGYTITFKFYQSPATPKPSIKSINIPSTLLTNTPALNTLLKETLITLFNQWDRYYYQPEVTGKLSLKLVPAKAKNLQILSLPSVILKPGQNILPLGSYPILVMADGYDPFFTNVTVGFNPTTCTIRLTATRKIRGAAEDRPKGHLFLNADYPGAQFLILEDSIQGRTPFFMTNINAGVKTIVFEETANYKMKQETFTLEPNVLNMHNVSLSRKGASFVIKSAQEGATVIINKKKMGAIQNGSFETQVSPGLHLVTVIKDGYLPFRTNITLKEEQKTIMVDLNPRPVVGLLISTPERGLITLVEKRRVKTPATISLSESPQISIEFLGTNDGYMNVSTNVEWSLTRFNVVLAQLTPIFGDLIVSTTPDDAYVSINNIPRGRSVVGGLEIPMLPARTVKVRIEKEGYKTLSTNIFIQPNMRNSLSLKLKDAPAKLYVSTVPEKGFEAFVNDDFVGYSSSNVFSVEMGSVTLKLNKRGFKTIVTNFIVDSRGTKILTFTSTPGVGEDDVIDSSLFFLQQAIDAASQNDFIASSSNFALALGTLRNSEYANFPRIKQIESEILSQKKELGENILIADLYIDVSTNYQYWVTMAEKGEIAASVSNFKLLALKIDQSGLTNTPLPGLRTSIRNSYANYAWKQIEPEVLALIASGDTASQNENYEDSIKYYNRALSMIQEMEAFENETLSNTYVDIQLKQKTAMNKKMEKELAGDAKVLMESLTPMVYEADRKAENGQYAEALRLYQNALAKIDTSPFKDYSAIKEQRSRIEKHIENVQKQKKQADVWWPKMVRNWSGVSLTASYTGIESKSFSFSPNMNHMIRAHFGIHPLPFLQLNIGGMYNMSENYIPYALAVGGGLRIPLLAQWSLFADTQVLWSDFIVFDIAKNDLVDVGMDLKFAWFGIRLAYTFGFQDYFKTSQQGISAGITFWFTEE; encoded by the coding sequence ATGAAAAAACATATTCTGATGCTTTTACTTTTGCCTTTGGTGATGTGGGGAGAATCACTGACGTTGGTCGCTATTGGTGCTCAACCTAAAAAAATGGATAGTGGAAGCTACCAACTCCTCGTAAATCAGATTACTTACAATCTAAATGATTTAAATGATGTTCTCAATAATGTTTACCTGCCTGTGAATACTGCAGTTGACTGGGCTAATTCCATTATTCAAGAAATTAACCGCACAAATACGAATATGACAATAATAAAAAATAAACTCGTGCCTCCTAAAAAACTTCGAACTATTCGTGCGGCTCCTTTTTCTCGGACATTTTTCAAAAGTCTTTCTAATTACGTGCGTTTTCAACAGGCACTTAACATCTCTATTGCCACAGCATCAACCGGTTATACTATAACTTTCAAGTTTTATCAGAGTCCTGCAACACCAAAACCATCTATAAAGAGTATCAATATTCCTAGCACGTTACTTACGAATACACCCGCACTGAACACTTTGTTAAAAGAAACCCTTATTACACTCTTTAATCAATGGGACAGATATTATTATCAACCTGAAGTTACTGGAAAACTTTCGTTGAAATTGGTACCGGCTAAAGCCAAAAATCTCCAGATCCTTTCCCTGCCATCAGTCATCCTTAAACCGGGTCAAAATATTCTACCTCTTGGATCTTATCCTATTCTTGTCATGGCGGATGGTTATGATCCTTTCTTTACCAATGTGACCGTAGGTTTTAACCCAACTACTTGTACCATACGCTTAACGGCGACTCGAAAAATCCGGGGTGCGGCAGAAGACAGACCTAAAGGTCATCTTTTCCTTAATGCGGATTATCCAGGGGCACAATTTTTGATTCTCGAAGACAGCATTCAGGGACGGACACCGTTTTTTATGACTAATATTAATGCAGGCGTAAAAACTATTGTCTTTGAAGAAACGGCAAACTACAAAATGAAACAAGAAACTTTTACTTTAGAACCAAATGTTTTAAATATGCACAATGTTTCGCTTAGCCGAAAAGGAGCTTCTTTTGTTATCAAGTCTGCCCAAGAAGGAGCCACAGTTATTATCAACAAAAAAAAGATGGGCGCCATCCAGAATGGGAGCTTTGAAACCCAGGTTTCTCCAGGGCTCCATCTTGTTACAGTCATAAAAGATGGTTATCTACCCTTCAGAACAAATATTACTCTCAAAGAAGAACAGAAGACTATCATGGTAGATCTCAATCCTCGTCCTGTGGTTGGACTTCTGATATCCACTCCGGAGAGAGGGCTTATTACCCTCGTTGAAAAACGACGTGTAAAAACCCCTGCTACTATTTCTTTGTCTGAGTCTCCCCAAATTTCGATAGAATTCTTGGGTACTAATGATGGTTATATGAATGTTTCTACGAATGTAGAGTGGTCACTTACCCGTTTTAATGTAGTTTTAGCACAACTTACCCCTATATTTGGGGATTTGATAGTGAGCACAACACCCGATGATGCTTACGTGAGTATTAACAATATTCCACGCGGACGGAGTGTTGTAGGAGGTCTGGAGATTCCTATGCTCCCTGCACGGACAGTTAAGGTCCGTATCGAAAAAGAAGGCTACAAAACTCTTTCCACAAACATTTTTATCCAGCCAAATATGAGAAATTCTCTTTCTCTGAAACTCAAGGATGCTCCAGCCAAGTTGTATGTCAGCACCGTTCCTGAAAAGGGTTTTGAGGCTTTTGTCAACGATGATTTTGTAGGGTATAGTAGTTCAAATGTCTTCTCTGTGGAGATGGGTAGTGTAACCCTCAAGCTCAATAAACGGGGATTCAAAACAATAGTAACTAACTTCATTGTAGACTCACGTGGTACAAAGATCCTTACCTTTACTTCTACACCAGGCGTAGGAGAAGATGATGTTATTGATAGTAGTCTGTTTTTCCTTCAACAGGCTATAGATGCTGCCAGTCAGAATGATTTTATTGCTTCAAGTTCTAACTTTGCTTTAGCTCTTGGAACCCTCAGAAATTCTGAGTATGCAAACTTTCCCAGGATCAAACAAATAGAAAGTGAAATCCTGAGCCAAAAAAAAGAACTTGGCGAAAATATTCTCATTGCGGATTTGTATATCGATGTTTCGACAAATTATCAATATTGGGTAACAATGGCTGAAAAGGGTGAAATAGCCGCAAGTGTAAGCAACTTCAAACTTTTAGCTCTCAAGATTGACCAGAGTGGACTTACCAACACACCGCTTCCAGGGCTTCGAACAAGTATTAGAAATAGTTATGCAAACTACGCTTGGAAGCAGATAGAACCTGAGGTATTGGCTTTGATAGCCTCAGGCGACACAGCTAGCCAGAACGAGAATTACGAAGATAGTATTAAATACTACAACCGTGCTCTTTCGATGATACAAGAGATGGAAGCCTTTGAAAACGAGACTCTTTCTAATACCTATGTTGATATTCAGCTAAAGCAAAAAACGGCCATGAACAAAAAGATGGAAAAAGAGCTAGCTGGCGATGCGAAAGTATTGATGGAGTCTCTTACTCCTATGGTATATGAAGCAGACAGAAAGGCTGAAAATGGACAATATGCTGAAGCCCTTCGTCTCTATCAGAACGCTCTCGCGAAGATAGACACTTCTCCGTTCAAAGATTATTCTGCTATTAAAGAACAACGGAGTCGTATAGAGAAACACATAGAAAATGTTCAAAAACAGAAAAAGCAAGCCGATGTTTGGTGGCCAAAAATGGTACGTAACTGGAGCGGTGTCAGTCTTACAGCCTCCTATACTGGTATTGAATCTAAGAGTTTCAGCTTTTCTCCTAATATGAATCATATGATTCGAGCTCATTTTGGGATACATCCTTTGCCTTTCTTACAACTCAATATTGGCGGTATGTATAACATGAGCGAGAACTATATTCCTTATGCACTTGCTGTGGGTGGTGGATTGCGTATACCTCTTCTTGCTCAGTGGAGTCTCTTTGCCGATACACAAGTTCTGTGGTCTGATTTTATTGTGTTTGACATTGCTAAAAATGACCTCGTAGATGTTGGCATGGATTTAAAGTTTGCATGGTTTGGAATACGATTGGCCTACACTTTTGGTTTTCAAGACTACTTCAAGACGAGTCAGCAGGGTATCAGTGCAGGTATTACCTTCTGGTTTACAGAAGAATAA
- a CDS encoding NifS family cysteine desulfurase, whose translation MQRVYLDNNATTIVDPRVKEAMEIYFCQQYGNPNSLHQFGTEVHPAMRVALDRLYAGIGAADEDDVIVTSCATESNNTVLKAVYWEVISKTNKKRILTTPVEHPSVSHVCEFLAENGAEIIELPLNKYGIVDLSTLKEYLDPEKTALVSIMWANNETGIIFPIKELAAYARSQGVLFHTDAVQAIGKIPVNAREVGVDYLSFSAHKFHGPKGVGGLYIRQGAPFVPLLHGGEHMGGKRSGTINVAGMVGMGLALELANYALEYEATEVRRLRDKLEDAILAIPDTLVIGKRELRVPNTILASFRGVEGEALIWDLNKQGIAASTGSACASESLEPNPVMVAIGVDRELAHTAVRFSLSRFTTEEEIDYTIEVLRASVKRLREISSTYKKC comes from the coding sequence ATGCAAAGAGTATATCTTGATAATAACGCGACGACCATAGTGGACCCAAGGGTGAAAGAGGCTATGGAAATCTATTTTTGTCAGCAGTACGGTAACCCCAATTCGCTTCATCAATTTGGCACCGAGGTTCACCCTGCAATGAGGGTGGCGCTTGACAGGTTGTATGCTGGGATAGGGGCTGCTGATGAAGATGATGTTATCGTTACCTCCTGTGCTACTGAAAGTAATAATACTGTTCTCAAAGCAGTGTACTGGGAGGTTATCTCGAAAACCAACAAGAAACGTATCCTTACCACGCCTGTTGAACACCCTTCTGTTTCTCATGTGTGTGAATTTTTAGCAGAAAATGGAGCAGAGATTATCGAACTTCCATTAAATAAATATGGGATCGTGGATCTCTCTACCTTAAAAGAATATCTTGATCCTGAGAAAACAGCGCTCGTTTCTATTATGTGGGCAAACAACGAAACAGGAATCATTTTCCCTATAAAGGAACTGGCTGCCTATGCTCGCTCGCAGGGAGTGCTTTTTCACACAGATGCTGTCCAGGCAATCGGGAAAATTCCTGTCAATGCGCGTGAAGTGGGAGTGGATTATCTTTCGTTTTCTGCTCACAAGTTTCATGGTCCCAAGGGAGTAGGTGGCCTCTACATTCGCCAGGGTGCACCTTTTGTGCCTTTGTTGCACGGGGGTGAACACATGGGAGGAAAACGTTCTGGCACCATCAATGTTGCCGGAATGGTTGGTATGGGGCTTGCTCTGGAGTTAGCAAACTATGCTCTTGAATATGAAGCGACAGAGGTGAGACGCCTTCGTGATAAATTAGAGGATGCTATTTTAGCTATTCCTGACACTCTGGTTATCGGTAAACGAGAGCTTCGGGTACCAAATACTATTCTTGCGAGTTTTCGAGGGGTAGAGGGCGAAGCCCTTATCTGGGATCTGAATAAGCAAGGTATTGCTGCTTCAACGGGTTCTGCCTGTGCTTCTGAATCTCTGGAACCAAATCCTGTGATGGTGGCTATTGGGGTAGACAGAGAATTAGCCCATACTGCTGTCCGTTTTAGTCTCTCTCGTTTTACCACAGAGGAGGAGATTGATTATACTATTGAAGTTTTACGAGCGTCTGTGAAGAGGCTTCGTGAGATCTCTTCAACCTACAAAAAGTGTTAA
- a CDS encoding iron-sulfur cluster assembly scaffold protein → MAKNQLIGGALWENYSQKVAERMDNPKYRGELTEEDAARLGGKLVVADWGAESCGDAVRLYWIVDPATHTILDARFKSFGCGTAIASSDMMAELCIGKTVDEAVKITNLDVEKALRDDPDTPAVPSQKMHCSVMAYDVIKQAVALYKGVDRESLEEEEIVCECARVSLRTIKDVIRINDLKTVEEITQYTKAGAFCKSCIRPGGHEKRKYYLVDILREVREEMAKEKSMAEEVKFNDMTIVQKHKVLEKIMEEEIRPMLAADGGSLEIVDIQTTENGKTLVYIRYLGACNGCASAMTGTLYAIQGYLNRKVDENIVVYPI, encoded by the coding sequence ATGGCAAAGAATCAACTCATTGGCGGTGCTCTTTGGGAAAACTATTCCCAAAAGGTTGCTGAACGGATGGATAATCCTAAATACCGGGGAGAATTAACCGAGGAAGATGCTGCTCGACTCGGGGGAAAATTGGTCGTGGCTGATTGGGGGGCGGAAAGTTGTGGTGATGCTGTAAGGCTTTACTGGATCGTTGATCCTGCCACTCATACCATCCTGGATGCAAGGTTTAAGAGCTTTGGGTGTGGTACGGCAATTGCCTCAAGTGATATGATGGCAGAGCTTTGTATTGGAAAAACAGTAGACGAAGCAGTCAAAATTACCAACCTCGATGTGGAAAAAGCTCTTCGAGATGATCCAGATACCCCTGCTGTGCCTTCTCAAAAGATGCATTGTAGTGTAATGGCTTACGATGTTATTAAACAAGCTGTGGCTCTTTATAAGGGTGTGGACCGAGAAAGTCTTGAAGAGGAAGAGATTGTTTGTGAATGTGCTCGTGTTTCATTACGCACCATCAAGGACGTGATACGCATCAACGATCTCAAGACGGTGGAGGAAATCACCCAGTATACCAAAGCCGGTGCTTTTTGTAAATCTTGTATCCGGCCTGGTGGACATGAAAAGAGAAAATATTATCTTGTAGATATTTTACGAGAAGTGAGAGAAGAAATGGCAAAGGAGAAATCTATGGCAGAAGAAGTGAAATTTAATGACATGACTATTGTCCAGAAACATAAGGTTCTGGAAAAGATCATGGAAGAAGAGATCCGTCCCATGCTGGCGGCTGATGGGGGAAGTCTTGAGATTGTTGATATCCAGACAACGGAGAATGGAAAGACGCTGGTGTATATCCGTTATCTTGGTGCGTGTAATGGTTGTGCTAGTGCCATGACAGGGACATTGTATGCTATTCAGGGGTACCTCAACCGCAAAGTTGACGAAAATATTGTTGTCTATCCCATTTAA
- a CDS encoding endonuclease III domain-containing protein: MTTEEVLKVLAILKNHYPTWNAPVVTFIAISQGSPYQVLVATLLSLRTKDEMTREAAVRLFQRADTPEKMLRLSEKAISEIIYPVGFYRTKAKRILEITKILLEKYGGRVPDTLEELLSLPGVGRKTANLVITLGYHKPGICVDTHVHRISNRWDYVNTKNPHETEFALREKLPIEEWIMYNDILVAFGQTICRPISPLCDNQCPVNHLCPKRGVNKHR; encoded by the coding sequence ATGACTACAGAAGAAGTTCTTAAAGTACTCGCTATCCTCAAAAATCACTATCCAACCTGGAACGCGCCCGTGGTTACGTTTATCGCTATCTCGCAAGGTTCTCCTTATCAGGTCCTTGTTGCAACCCTCCTCTCTCTCAGGACAAAAGATGAGATGACAAGAGAAGCAGCCGTAAGACTCTTTCAACGGGCAGACACACCAGAAAAGATGCTGCGTCTTTCCGAGAAAGCAATAAGCGAAATCATCTACCCTGTCGGCTTCTACAGGACGAAAGCTAAACGCATCCTTGAAATCACGAAGATCCTTCTCGAAAAATATGGAGGCAGAGTCCCTGATACCCTTGAGGAACTTTTATCACTTCCTGGGGTGGGAAGAAAAACAGCTAACCTCGTCATCACCCTGGGGTACCATAAACCAGGAATTTGTGTAGATACCCACGTCCATCGTATCTCAAACCGCTGGGACTATGTTAATACAAAAAATCCCCATGAGACAGAATTTGCCCTTCGAGAAAAACTTCCTATCGAAGAGTGGATAATGTACAACGATATTCTTGTGGCTTTCGGGCAAACAATATGTAGACCCATCTCTCCGTTATGTGATAACCAATGTCCGGTTAATCATCTCTGTCCCAAACGAGGAGTAAATAAGCATCGATAA
- a CDS encoding YggS family pyridoxal phosphate-dependent enzyme codes for MSFQENYHRICEEIEDIKSRIGVSYPITIVAVTKTFGPEVVREALVAGIQNIGENRVQEASEKFPALSDFQFTRHLIGHLQSNKINKALQLFDVIQSVDSLELAQGLEKRLSRQLPIFIEVNTSQEASKHGITPEQARDLIAQVKEMPHLHIQGLMTVGPLTNDEKLIRQSFQLLKRLRDDVQSWFSYPLGLSMGMSDDYRIAIEEGSTMLRLGRALFGSRTYT; via the coding sequence ATGTCCTTTCAAGAAAACTACCACAGGATTTGTGAAGAAATTGAGGATATAAAAAGCCGTATCGGAGTATCCTATCCCATAACCATCGTTGCTGTAACCAAAACCTTTGGTCCAGAGGTAGTAAGAGAAGCCCTTGTGGCGGGTATCCAGAACATAGGGGAAAATCGTGTTCAGGAGGCGAGTGAAAAGTTTCCTGCTCTCTCGGATTTTCAATTCACGCGGCATCTTATTGGGCATCTTCAATCAAATAAAATCAACAAGGCATTGCAGCTCTTTGATGTTATCCAGTCAGTTGATAGTCTCGAACTTGCGCAGGGACTTGAGAAACGACTCTCCAGACAATTACCAATATTCATCGAAGTGAATACCTCTCAGGAAGCTTCAAAACATGGAATTACCCCAGAACAGGCTCGTGATCTTATTGCTCAGGTCAAAGAAATGCCACATCTTCATATTCAAGGACTCATGACGGTGGGTCCACTTACCAATGATGAGAAATTGATACGTCAATCTTTTCAACTCCTCAAACGTCTCAGGGATGATGTGCAGAGCTGGTTTTCTTATCCTCTTGGACTGTCCATGGGAATGAGTGATGACTATCGGATTGCTATCGAAGAGGGAAGCACCATGCTCCGACTTGGACGAGCCCTTTTTGGAAGTCGTACGTACACCTAA